The Flavobacterium sp. HJ-32-4 genome contains a region encoding:
- a CDS encoding glycosyltransferase family 2 protein yields MDLTRKAPISVLIITLNEESHMRELLTDLDFADEVIVVDSYSKDKTKEIAQSFPYVTFIEHPFQNFTAQRNFAIDMARNNWILFIDADERLTPELKQEILETVERNEPVNAYLFYRKFFFKRKVLHFSGWQTDRIFRLFRKDKARYTAKRLVHEKLDVDGRIGVFRNKLIHYSYADYESYKGKMLTYGKLKAREKFQSGFKPTFFHWHGHALYNFLYQYLVRLGILDGQKGFVICYLNALSVRERYRELRKLYRDDKK; encoded by the coding sequence ATGGACTTAACCCGTAAGGCCCCCATTTCGGTTCTTATCATAACGCTGAATGAAGAGTCCCACATGAGGGAACTTTTGACTGATTTGGACTTTGCAGACGAGGTAATAGTAGTCGATTCATACAGTAAGGACAAAACGAAGGAGATCGCACAATCCTTCCCGTACGTCACATTTATAGAACACCCTTTCCAGAATTTCACGGCCCAACGGAATTTCGCGATCGATATGGCGCGAAACAATTGGATTTTGTTCATTGATGCCGACGAGCGTCTGACGCCCGAACTAAAACAGGAGATCCTGGAGACGGTCGAGCGCAACGAACCCGTAAACGCCTACCTGTTTTACCGGAAGTTCTTTTTCAAGCGAAAAGTACTTCATTTCAGTGGCTGGCAGACCGATCGTATCTTCCGGCTCTTCCGCAAAGACAAAGCGCGTTACACCGCCAAGCGCCTCGTGCACGAGAAACTCGATGTTGACGGACGCATCGGGGTGTTCCGCAACAAGTTGATACATTATTCCTACGCCGATTACGAAAGCTATAAAGGCAAAATGCTCACATACGGCAAGTTAAAGGCAAGGGAAAAATTCCAGAGCGGTTTCAAACCGACCTTTTTCCATTGGCATGGCCACGCGCTGTATAACTTCCTCTACCAATACCTGGTGCGACTGGGTATCCTTGACGGCCAAAAAGGATTCGTCATCTGTTACCTGAATGCCCTGAGCGTCAGGGAAAGGTACCGCGAGTTGCGGAAACTCTACCGCGACGATAAAAAATAA
- a CDS encoding glycosyltransferase — protein MAAQFDHFLITRFNLRNPKWELTKNRETLLTDQWMTERLALFANFCLPSVAAQSNKDFRWLLFFDDTTAPAFRQQMAEMTAPHPFIEIHYIAGMAAFYDSIAQLVGRSEKPYLITSRLDNDDCIHRDFIAEVQQQFDRQDYLAIDVHKGYSLQVEPVMMLGKKEHVFNPFISLIEKNEQPRTVWANDHNHWKKESRVRPLTHRRLWMSIIHEKNKVNEFDGYGNVDWNDLRQQFIVSEAIDTRIQHTLLPVSKWRFLSFRNRLYVKWVMLNKLFKKSLGLYRVKK, from the coding sequence ATGGCAGCGCAATTCGATCATTTCCTGATTACGCGGTTCAACCTTCGCAATCCGAAATGGGAATTGACGAAAAATCGCGAAACCCTGTTAACCGACCAGTGGATGACGGAGCGCCTGGCCCTATTCGCCAATTTTTGCCTGCCTTCCGTGGCGGCACAATCCAACAAAGATTTTCGCTGGCTACTGTTCTTCGACGACACCACGGCACCCGCTTTCCGACAGCAGATGGCCGAGATGACAGCCCCGCATCCGTTCATCGAAATCCACTATATAGCCGGAATGGCGGCGTTCTACGACAGCATCGCGCAACTCGTCGGACGCTCGGAAAAGCCCTACCTCATCACGTCCCGGCTCGATAATGACGATTGCATCCACCGCGACTTCATCGCAGAAGTGCAGCAGCAATTCGACCGCCAGGACTATCTCGCCATCGACGTCCACAAAGGCTATTCACTGCAGGTCGAGCCGGTTATGATGCTTGGCAAAAAAGAACACGTTTTCAATCCCTTTATCAGCCTTATCGAGAAAAACGAGCAGCCACGTACGGTATGGGCAAACGACCACAACCATTGGAAGAAAGAGTCGCGCGTGCGTCCCCTGACTCACCGTAGGCTGTGGATGTCAATCATCCACGAAAAGAACAAGGTGAATGAATTCGACGGATATGGAAATGTGGATTGGAACGACTTACGGCAACAATTCATCGTCTCAGAGGCCATCGATACACGCATTCAGCATACACTGTTACCGGTCTCGAAATGGCGCTTCCTC